In Thiovibrio frasassiensis, one DNA window encodes the following:
- a CDS encoding UDP-N-acetylmuramate--L-alanine ligase: MPESAAVLEPALNRFPETIRHIHLMGICGTGVGALAGMLKSAGYTVTGSDQQVYPPMSDFLAGQNIAVQSGYSPDNLEPRPDLVVVGNVIRRENPEALALAERAIPYVSFPQALSHFFIRDKTSLVVTGTHGKTTTSSLLASLLREIGAEPSFMIGGLVQAFGRNFNVVEGKYFVAEGDEYDTAFFDKGPKFLHYRPHIAILTSIEFDHADIYADLAAIKVSFAKLVASMPPDGFLVACWDDPVVREVCLGAKCTVVGYGCTEGCEWQVTDLDVRPSATSFQVRKNGASFGAFENVLPGQHNALNALAVIAVLDILGFAREDVAQGLRKFQGVRRRQEVRGVARGVTVIDDFAHHPTAVRETLGALGAAYAGRRLVAVFEPRTNSSRRKVFQEAYASAFDAAAEVLVREPAPLVNIPEGERFSSLQLVDDLASRGLAAGYFSTTEALLSHLDSTLREGDVVAIMSNGGFDNIHQRLLELLARTVVTAQ; the protein is encoded by the coding sequence GTGCCGGAATCCGCGGCGGTCCTTGAGCCGGCTTTGAACCGTTTTCCTGAAACGATCAGGCACATCCATCTCATGGGCATCTGCGGCACCGGGGTGGGGGCCTTGGCCGGTATGCTGAAAAGCGCGGGCTACACCGTGACCGGTTCGGATCAGCAGGTCTATCCCCCCATGAGTGATTTTCTGGCCGGGCAGAATATTGCCGTGCAGTCCGGCTATTCTCCCGACAATCTTGAGCCGCGCCCCGATCTGGTGGTGGTCGGCAATGTCATCCGGAGGGAAAATCCGGAAGCCTTGGCCCTGGCCGAGCGCGCCATCCCCTATGTTTCTTTTCCCCAAGCCCTGAGCCATTTTTTTATCCGCGACAAGACCTCTCTGGTCGTGACCGGAACCCATGGCAAGACCACGACTTCTTCTCTCCTGGCCAGCCTGCTGCGTGAGATCGGGGCGGAACCGAGTTTTATGATCGGTGGCCTGGTGCAGGCCTTTGGCCGGAATTTCAATGTGGTGGAAGGAAAATATTTTGTCGCCGAAGGCGATGAGTACGACACGGCCTTTTTTGACAAGGGCCCGAAATTTTTGCATTATCGGCCCCATATTGCCATTCTGACCAGTATCGAGTTTGACCACGCTGATATCTATGCCGACCTTGCCGCGATCAAGGTTTCCTTTGCCAAGCTTGTCGCCAGCATGCCCCCTGATGGGTTTCTGGTGGCATGCTGGGACGACCCGGTTGTCCGCGAGGTTTGTCTGGGGGCCAAGTGTACGGTGGTCGGCTATGGCTGCACCGAGGGTTGCGAGTGGCAGGTGACAGACCTGGATGTCCGTCCTTCTGCGACCTCGTTTCAGGTGCGCAAAAATGGCGCCTCCTTCGGTGCGTTCGAAAATGTGCTGCCCGGTCAGCATAATGCCTTAAATGCTCTGGCCGTTATCGCGGTTCTCGATATCCTGGGTTTTGCCCGGGAGGATGTCGCCCAAGGGTTACGAAAATTTCAAGGGGTCCGGCGGCGCCAGGAGGTTCGCGGCGTGGCGCGCGGGGTGACGGTGATCGACGATTTTGCCCATCATCCGACCGCGGTCCGGGAAACCTTGGGCGCTTTGGGCGCTGCCTATGCTGGGCGCCGGTTGGTGGCTGTTTTTGAGCCCCGCACCAACTCCAGCCGGCGGAAGGTGTTTCAGGAGGCCTACGCCTCTGCCTTTGATGCCGCGGCAGAGGTCCTGGTGCGCGAGCCTGCCCCCCTTGTCAATATTCCGGAGGGGGAACGGTTTTCCTCCCTTCAGTTGGTTGACGATTTGGCGAGCCGCGGCCTTGCTGCCGGCTATTTTTCCACCACCGAAGCACTTCTTTCCCATCTTGATTCCACCCTTCGCGAGGGCGATGTGGTGGCCATCATGTCCAATGGCGGGTTTGATAATATCCATCAGCGGCTTCTCGAGTTGCTGGCTCGGACTGTTGTCACCGCGCAATAA
- a CDS encoding rod shape-determining protein, whose translation MFSPFDSLFGWLSNDLAIDLGTANTLVFVKGKGIVLREPSVVAIRKDARTNKVLAVGKEAKMMLGRTPGNIIAVRPIKDGVIADFEVTEAMLRYFINKVHNRRTLVHPRIIISVPSGITQVEKRAVKESAESAGAREVYLIEEPMAAAIGAGLPITEPTANMVVDIGGGTTEVAVISLAGIVYASSLRVAGDKMDDAILHYIKRKHNLAIGEHTAEVIKTTIGDVMPEPPYDTMEVKGRDLVSGVPKTLTITSEEIRTAITEQVDAIIEAVKMALELTPPELSADIVDQGIVLTGGGALLRNLDKRLSEETGLPIIIAEDPLSSVVLGSGKALENIDILKEVMTT comes from the coding sequence ATGTTCTCACCCTTTGACTCGCTGTTCGGATGGCTCTCCAACGATCTGGCCATTGACTTGGGAACTGCTAACACCCTGGTTTTCGTAAAAGGCAAAGGTATTGTTCTCCGGGAACCCTCGGTGGTTGCCATTCGCAAGGATGCGCGCACCAACAAGGTTCTGGCCGTGGGTAAAGAGGCGAAAATGATGCTGGGCCGCACCCCGGGCAATATCATTGCGGTGCGCCCGATCAAGGACGGCGTCATCGCCGATTTTGAAGTTACCGAGGCAATGCTGCGCTACTTCATAAATAAGGTGCACAATCGCCGCACCCTGGTGCATCCCCGCATCATCATCAGCGTTCCCTCCGGGATCACCCAGGTTGAAAAGAGAGCGGTCAAAGAATCCGCCGAATCGGCAGGGGCCCGCGAGGTCTATCTTATTGAAGAACCGATGGCCGCTGCCATCGGCGCAGGATTGCCCATCACCGAGCCCACCGCCAACATGGTTGTCGATATCGGCGGCGGCACCACCGAGGTTGCGGTGATTTCCCTGGCAGGCATCGTCTATGCCAGCTCCCTGCGGGTGGCCGGCGACAAAATGGATGACGCCATTCTCCATTACATCAAACGCAAACATAACCTGGCCATCGGCGAGCACACTGCCGAAGTCATCAAAACAACGATTGGCGACGTCATGCCCGAACCTCCCTATGACACCATGGAGGTCAAAGGCCGCGACCTTGTTTCCGGCGTACCGAAAACCCTGACCATCACCTCGGAAGAAATCCGCACCGCGATCACCGAACAGGTGGACGCCATCATCGAGGCAGTCAAGATGGCCCTTGAGCTTACCCCGCCGGAACTTTCCGCGGACATCGTCGACCAGGGCATCGTGCTCACCGGCGGCGGCGCTTTGCTCCGTAATCTCGACAAGCGGCTCAGCGAGGAAACCGGCCTGCCCATCATCATCGCGGAAGACCCTCTCTCCTCGGTGGTGCTTGGCTCGGGCAAGGCCCTGGAAAATATCGATATCCTCAAAGAGGTCATGACCACCTAA
- the mreC gene encoding rod shape-determining protein MreC: MRKKNKRARQIRLFLFFGLLLALFIILIVSTVGRQEFNAPHKLALEVIGTAQYAMTRMTGSFKNGWQNYTALINVREENARLREELQKHKAVNNEYREAVATNVRLAKLLEMKETLPAPTLTAEIIGVDPSQWFKTIIIDRGSSDGVQAGMPAVTVEGVVGQVTNTSPHFAKILLATDPNSALDGLVQETRVQGIVKGGGAGFHMEYVLKNAEVSKGDRIVTSGIGGVFPKGVPIGTVAKAEKAGRGMFQEIEIEPAADFSQLEYLIIVMKKDPLAK; encoded by the coding sequence ATGAGGAAAAAAAACAAACGCGCCAGGCAGATCAGACTCTTTCTTTTTTTCGGCCTTCTCCTCGCCCTGTTCATTATCCTGATTGTCTCCACGGTGGGACGCCAGGAATTTAATGCTCCCCACAAATTAGCCCTTGAGGTCATCGGCACGGCGCAGTATGCCATGACCCGGATGACCGGCAGCTTCAAAAATGGCTGGCAGAACTATACCGCCCTGATCAACGTCCGGGAAGAAAACGCCCGGCTGCGGGAAGAGCTGCAAAAACACAAAGCGGTCAACAATGAATACCGGGAAGCCGTGGCAACCAATGTCCGGCTGGCAAAACTGCTTGAGATGAAGGAAACCCTCCCGGCACCCACCCTTACCGCGGAAATCATCGGGGTGGACCCTTCCCAGTGGTTCAAAACCATCATCATTGACCGGGGCAGCAGCGATGGAGTCCAGGCAGGCATGCCCGCCGTAACGGTGGAAGGCGTGGTCGGTCAGGTCACCAACACCTCGCCCCATTTTGCCAAGATTCTTCTGGCAACCGACCCGAACAGCGCCCTTGACGGACTGGTCCAGGAAACCAGGGTGCAGGGGATTGTCAAAGGTGGCGGCGCCGGATTCCACATGGAATATGTGCTCAAAAACGCCGAGGTGAGCAAAGGCGACAGGATTGTCACCTCCGGGATCGGAGGGGTTTTCCCAAAAGGGGTGCCGATCGGCACGGTCGCCAAAGCAGAAAAAGCAGGGCGGGGCATGTTCCAGGAAATCGAGATCGAACCTGCGGCGGATTTCTCGCAACTTGAGTATTTGATCATTGTCATGAAAAAGGATCCGCTGGCAAAATAA
- the mreD gene encoding rod shape-determining protein MreD → MVLSFLFLSGTILLILQTTLLHALPEWFGRPNLLFLFIVFLGTYLDLYKGAMLALLFGLIMDIFSGVFLGLHPVIYLILFFILQLISRHLAINESIHQIPLVALSYLFTASSIFVFTSILSPESRLYWAWGNEILQVLILSVICIPFFNFFLWLTTAFDSKNANNPFRRSKTGNRYRM, encoded by the coding sequence ATGGTTCTAAGTTTTCTTTTTCTCTCAGGAACTATCCTTCTCATCCTGCAGACCACCCTGCTTCATGCCCTACCCGAGTGGTTTGGCCGACCTAACCTTTTGTTTTTGTTTATTGTTTTTCTTGGCACCTACCTCGATCTCTATAAAGGGGCGATGCTGGCCTTGCTGTTCGGCCTGATTATGGATATCTTCTCCGGGGTCTTTCTTGGCCTGCACCCCGTGATCTACCTTATTCTCTTCTTTATTCTCCAACTCATTTCCAGGCACCTGGCCATCAATGAGTCGATTCACCAAATCCCGCTCGTTGCCCTGAGCTACCTGTTTACCGCCAGCAGCATCTTTGTTTTCACCTCAATCCTGTCGCCGGAGAGCAGACTGTACTGGGCCTGGGGCAATGAAATCCTCCAAGTCCTGATCCTCTCGGTAATCTGTATCCCTTTTTTCAATTTTTTCCTTTGGCTCACCACAGCTTTTGACAGCAAGAACGCGAACAATCCCTTTCGCCGCTCCAAAACAGGCAACCGCTACCGGATGTAG
- the mrdA gene encoding penicillin-binding protein 2 — MPPRPLAKINKIDPAELKMLKKRIDIAMVLIILSAALLITRLWYLQIYRGDEYAKLSEMNRIRIQDIAAPRGNILDRTGQPIITNRPRFNVVWSREDAPNPDEVIKDLARILHEDISVLLDRIRAATENPRYMPTRLKEDIDWETLAAIENKHLSLPGVRIEVIPSRDYLYGDFASHLVGYLAEISPRELTEKRYASYQSGDQVGKQGVEKIFEKYLKGEKGRNYLEVDVHGFEQRQMQLQEPFPGNDLHLTLDIELQRVAEEAMDGRAGAVVVMDVNTGNLLAMCSSPPLHLQEFVGGISQTAWNRLLDDPLNPLLDKTIQGQYPPGSVFKIVTALAAISEGIITPDATYFCGGSLNFGNRRYGCWKKGGHGTVDFQRALIESCDVYFYSVGMRLGVDKIAKYATSLGLGKKTGIELEHEKGGIIPSMEWKQQRYKEKWQDGETLSVAIGQGYVLTTPLQLCRMTAAVVNGGTLYRPQLVQSITAPDGRTLKTFTPISEGKILGSAHSLALIKEALVGVVNSPGGTAKAVKLPDVLIGGKTGTAQVVRLAQVEGMSEKAIPYKYRDHAWFTSFAPAEKPEIAVTVLVEHGQHGGSAAGPIARAVYKRYFELKNGTPGDAVETPPSLTKDEKEE; from the coding sequence ATGCCGCCACGTCCCCTTGCCAAAATAAACAAGATCGATCCCGCCGAGCTCAAGATGCTCAAAAAGCGGATCGATATTGCCATGGTCCTGATCATACTCTCCGCCGCCCTCCTGATCACCAGACTCTGGTATCTTCAGATCTATCGGGGCGATGAATACGCAAAACTTTCCGAGATGAACCGCATCCGCATCCAGGATATTGCCGCTCCGCGCGGCAATATCCTGGACCGCACCGGTCAGCCGATCATCACCAACCGCCCTCGCTTCAATGTGGTCTGGAGCCGGGAAGACGCACCGAACCCCGATGAGGTCATTAAAGATCTCGCCAGGATCCTCCACGAAGATATCTCCGTACTCCTGGACAGAATCCGGGCCGCCACGGAAAATCCCCGCTACATGCCCACCAGGCTAAAGGAAGATATCGACTGGGAAACCCTGGCCGCCATCGAGAACAAACACCTATCCCTGCCCGGGGTCCGCATCGAGGTTATTCCCTCCCGGGACTACCTCTACGGTGATTTTGCCTCCCATCTGGTTGGCTATCTTGCCGAGATCAGCCCGCGCGAACTGACGGAAAAACGCTACGCCAGTTACCAAAGCGGCGATCAGGTCGGCAAACAGGGAGTGGAAAAGATCTTTGAAAAGTATCTCAAGGGCGAAAAAGGCCGCAACTATCTGGAAGTTGACGTCCATGGCTTTGAACAGCGCCAGATGCAGCTGCAGGAACCTTTCCCAGGCAACGACCTGCACCTGACCCTCGATATCGAGCTGCAGCGGGTCGCGGAAGAAGCGATGGACGGCAGGGCCGGCGCCGTGGTGGTCATGGATGTGAACACCGGCAACCTGCTCGCCATGTGCAGCTCCCCGCCGCTCCATCTCCAGGAATTTGTCGGCGGCATCTCGCAAACCGCCTGGAACAGGCTGCTCGATGACCCGCTCAACCCGTTGCTCGACAAAACCATTCAGGGACAATATCCGCCAGGTTCCGTCTTTAAGATCGTTACCGCCCTGGCAGCCATCTCCGAGGGGATCATCACCCCGGACGCCACCTATTTCTGCGGCGGCTCCCTGAATTTCGGCAACCGGCGCTACGGCTGCTGGAAGAAAGGCGGCCACGGGACGGTGGATTTCCAGCGGGCCCTGATCGAATCATGCGACGTCTATTTTTATTCGGTGGGCATGCGGCTGGGGGTGGACAAAATCGCCAAGTACGCCACCAGCCTGGGACTTGGCAAGAAGACCGGGATAGAACTCGAACATGAAAAAGGCGGGATCATTCCTTCCATGGAGTGGAAACAACAACGCTACAAGGAAAAATGGCAGGACGGGGAAACCCTCTCCGTCGCCATCGGCCAGGGCTATGTGCTGACCACCCCCCTGCAGCTCTGCCGCATGACGGCGGCGGTGGTAAACGGCGGCACCCTCTACCGACCCCAGCTGGTCCAGAGCATCACCGCGCCTGACGGAAGAACCCTGAAAACCTTTACCCCGATCAGCGAAGGCAAGATTCTCGGTTCCGCACACTCGCTGGCGCTCATCAAGGAAGCCTTGGTCGGGGTGGTCAATTCACCGGGCGGCACCGCCAAGGCGGTGAAGCTCCCCGATGTCCTCATCGGCGGCAAGACCGGCACCGCCCAGGTGGTCCGTCTCGCCCAGGTTGAAGGCATGAGCGAGAAAGCCATCCCCTACAAATACCGGGACCATGCCTGGTTCACCTCCTTCGCCCCCGCGGAAAAACCGGAGATTGCCGTGACCGTCCTGGTTGAGCATGGCCAGCACGGCGGTTCCGCGGCTGGCCCTATCGCCAGGGCGGTCTACAAGCGCTATTTCGAGCTCAAAAACGGCACACCGGGGGACGCAGTCGAGACACCACCATCCCTTACCAAGGATGAAAAGGAAGAATAA
- the rodA gene encoding rod shape-determining protein RodA: MLRFDRRLFLNIDWVLIGAVLVVAFIGLANLYSSTHLYTNVGTPLYLKELTYYLFSAAILLLIVSIDYRVLLTLNYPLYVAMILLLVFALVFGKTIGGAQRWINLGFFRLQPSEPAKLILVITLASYYYRKETGKGFTLLDLAVPALLTGLPFLLIAKQPDLGTGLLLGFVFISMTLFVKLRWTTLATLLCGGLSAIPIAWKFFLKPYQRQRVTTFLNPENDPLGTGYHIIQSKIAVGSGLIFGKGFMKGTQGQLDFLPERHTDFAFSVWAEEWGFMGSVVLVVCYFFMILWGLNIAISARDKFGVLLAFGVVSLIFWQAFINLAMVMGLLPVVGVPLPLISYGGSSLLTNLAGLGLLMNIRMRRYMGSS; this comes from the coding sequence ATGTTACGCTTTGACCGCCGCCTGTTTCTGAATATCGACTGGGTCCTGATTGGAGCCGTACTTGTTGTCGCCTTCATCGGCCTGGCCAACCTTTACAGTTCAACCCATCTCTACACCAATGTGGGCACCCCGCTCTATCTGAAGGAACTCACCTACTACCTTTTCAGCGCGGCCATCCTCCTCCTCATCGTCAGTATCGACTACCGGGTGTTGCTCACCCTGAATTACCCCTTGTATGTGGCGATGATTCTCCTCCTGGTCTTCGCCCTGGTTTTCGGTAAAACCATTGGCGGCGCCCAGCGCTGGATCAATCTCGGATTTTTCCGATTGCAGCCGTCGGAACCGGCCAAGCTCATCCTGGTCATTACCCTGGCAAGCTACTATTACCGCAAAGAAACAGGCAAGGGCTTCACCCTGCTCGACCTGGCAGTGCCTGCCCTGCTGACCGGCCTGCCCTTCCTGCTCATTGCCAAACAGCCCGACCTCGGCACCGGCCTGTTGCTGGGGTTTGTCTTTATCTCCATGACCCTCTTTGTCAAACTCCGCTGGACCACCCTGGCCACTCTCTTATGCGGGGGGCTTTCCGCCATCCCCATTGCCTGGAAGTTCTTCCTGAAACCCTACCAGCGCCAGCGGGTTACCACCTTTCTCAATCCGGAAAACGACCCCCTGGGCACGGGCTATCACATCATCCAGTCAAAAATTGCGGTGGGCAGCGGCTTGATCTTCGGCAAGGGATTTATGAAGGGTACCCAGGGCCAGCTCGATTTTCTCCCGGAACGGCACACCGACTTCGCCTTTTCGGTCTGGGCCGAGGAGTGGGGGTTTATGGGCTCTGTGGTTCTGGTGGTCTGCTATTTTTTCATGATCCTCTGGGGGCTGAACATCGCCATCTCGGCCAGGGATAAATTCGGAGTGCTGCTTGCCTTTGGGGTGGTTTCGCTTATCTTCTGGCAGGCCTTCATCAACCTGGCCATGGTCATGGGCCTCTTGCCCGTTGTCGGGGTGCCCCTGCCCCTGATCAGCTACGGCGGTTCTTCGCTGCTCACCAACCTGGCAGGGCTTGGGCTTTTGATGAATATTCGGATGCGCCGCTATATGGGGTCCAGCTGA
- the hemH gene encoding ferrochelatase — MNKPIGVILLNLGGPETLADVEPFLRNLFSDRTIIRLSPFPFLQKFIARRIAASRAPKSCEAYRLIGGGSPLARITGEQGRALEAVLGAEGNFTVRMAMRYWQPDAEKALAEFARAGVRRIVALTLYPHYSRATTGSSLDALREAIAAAGHDFELAEIREWPEQRDYVGCLAQSIKEGLARFAGAPAQLVYSAHSLPVSFIREGDPYLEQIKRTIQAVETISGVGGELCFQSRSGPVEWLAPSTPEMLARLAKAGGKNVLMVPISFVSDHVETLYEIDIQYRELAASLGLRLERTDSLNINPAFIRGLGVLVADCCRQQGWL, encoded by the coding sequence ATGAACAAACCCATCGGCGTCATCCTCCTCAATCTCGGCGGGCCGGAAACCCTGGCCGATGTCGAGCCGTTTCTGCGCAATCTCTTCTCCGACCGCACCATCATCCGCCTTTCCCCCTTTCCTTTTTTGCAGAAATTCATTGCCCGCAGGATCGCGGCCAGTAGGGCGCCGAAGAGTTGCGAGGCCTACCGCTTGATCGGCGGCGGCTCGCCCTTGGCCCGGATCACCGGGGAGCAGGGCAGGGCTTTGGAGGCAGTGCTGGGTGCGGAAGGTAATTTTACGGTGCGCATGGCCATGCGCTACTGGCAGCCCGACGCGGAGAAGGCCTTAGCGGAATTTGCTCGGGCCGGGGTGCGCCGGATTGTCGCCCTGACCCTCTACCCCCATTATTCCCGGGCCACCACCGGCTCGTCCCTCGATGCGCTCCGGGAGGCGATTGCTGCCGCAGGGCATGATTTCGAGTTGGCGGAGATTCGGGAATGGCCGGAGCAGCGGGACTATGTCGGGTGCCTGGCGCAGAGCATTAAAGAGGGGCTGGCACGGTTTGCCGGGGCACCGGCGCAGCTGGTCTACAGCGCGCACAGCCTGCCGGTTTCCTTTATTCGGGAGGGCGATCCTTACCTGGAGCAGATCAAGCGGACCATTCAGGCGGTGGAAACAATCAGCGGGGTGGGCGGGGAATTGTGTTTTCAGAGCCGCAGCGGGCCGGTGGAGTGGCTTGCCCCTTCGACCCCGGAGATGCTGGCGCGCTTGGCCAAGGCAGGGGGAAAGAATGTCCTGATGGTCCCGATCAGCTTTGTTTCCGACCACGTGGAAACCCTGTATGAGATCGACATCCAGTATCGGGAGCTGGCTGCCTCGTTGGGGCTGCGGCTGGAACGGACCGATTCCCTGAACATCAATCCCGCATTCATCCGCGGGCTGGGGGTGTTGGTTGCTGATTGCTGTCGGCAACAGGGCTGGCTCTAA